From a region of the Aeoliella mucimassa genome:
- a CDS encoding PEP-CTERM sorting domain-containing protein (PEP-CTERM proteins occur, often in large numbers, in the proteomes of bacteria that also encode an exosortase, a predicted intramembrane cysteine proteinase. The presence of a PEP-CTERM domain at a protein's C-terminus predicts cleavage within the sorting domain, followed by covalent anchoring to some some component of the (usually Gram-negative) cell surface. Many PEP-CTERM proteins exhibit an unusual sequence composition that includes large numbers of potential glycosylation sites. Expression of one such protein has been shown restore the ability of a bacterium to form floc, a type of biofilm.), with amino-acid sequence MSTRPSVAATSGHAAPIYFVNDIGLIKQFSGIDTGAHPVTAGSFAIGAGVLVATVPAYGEYQGFTYAPTGEVIAVNPGGDIVEWTNVNAWLANSTPTTLAADVFADKGNGNGPAGGNNAGAGTIHGLSYDGNTGGYYVTLEGDTAYGGDGDIREYASLDDLLTNTGTTTASSYGGNLLNFYYGDEDAPGSAAAPNDIAGANYFQIGGNGTLEGHQTLADYIASPGSRTYDLQPFGAGLRGGFAVPEPSTAVLSVIAVGGLLFLRRYSTNG; translated from the coding sequence ATGTCAACACGACCTAGTGTCGCTGCTACCAGCGGGCACGCAGCCCCGATCTACTTTGTGAACGACATCGGGCTGATTAAGCAATTTTCCGGCATCGATACTGGAGCCCATCCGGTGACTGCAGGTAGCTTTGCCATCGGTGCTGGTGTGCTGGTCGCGACAGTTCCTGCCTATGGGGAATACCAGGGCTTCACCTACGCCCCCACAGGAGAAGTGATTGCCGTGAACCCAGGCGGCGACATCGTGGAATGGACCAACGTTAACGCCTGGCTTGCTAATTCGACTCCCACGACTCTAGCGGCCGATGTGTTCGCCGACAAAGGTAATGGCAATGGCCCTGCAGGCGGCAATAACGCCGGTGCCGGCACCATTCATGGACTTAGCTACGATGGGAATACCGGGGGCTACTACGTCACCCTCGAGGGCGATACCGCATACGGCGGCGATGGCGACATCCGCGAATACGCTTCGCTCGACGACCTGCTGACCAACACCGGCACCACCACCGCATCCTCCTACGGTGGCAATCTGCTGAACTTCTATTACGGCGACGAAGACGCCCCCGGCTCCGCGGCCGCACCCAACGATATTGCCGGGGCTAACTACTTCCAAATCGGTGGCAATGGAACCCTCGAAGGGCACCAGACGCTCGCCGACTATATTGCATCCCCCGGCAGCCGCACCTACGACTTACAGCCGTTCGGTGCAGGTTTGCGTGGTGGTTTTGCTGTACCCGAACCTAGCACTGCTGTTTTATCGGTGATAGCAGTTGGTGGATTGCTGTTCTTGCGACGCTACTCAACCAACGGCTAG
- a CDS encoding sulfatase-like hydrolase/transferase, with product MLSLVQSGIASQPNVIVINIDDMGAGDFSAYGSQFSSTPNIDQLASQGTRFTQFYAGAPICSPSRAALFTGQYAARSGINSFLDSSTSNLNRDNVNHLSLEAPSMAATFQDAGYATGHFGKWHLGGGRDVGYETNPSASTNVAAPRIVEYGYDQAWTQFEGLANRIVNVVDYGGDAAGVSTRPSAYFNGLNQMSDNLGTGGGIDEIVYLEREFNANFMVDRAIDFLGTSKQANPDQSVFMNVWFDEVHTPHDPPPALKAKYDSLYPNLPEESRNYLAVLEATDTQVGRLIDYIDQQGLGEETLILVTADNGATATNVNNIGSAVPSLRGSKGDLFEGGFREPLIARWTGNVAANRVDSETVMWQTDLFPTLTSLTGVSQPAGVTFDGEDMSTALLGVASQTRTTPLFWNMNRANENRHVNPDPNGAGANGQEVLAIRSGDWKLLINARGTSPELYNLATDAGETTNLATQQAGMTEQLASQALAIRYSTPSRTLPDAVNAVVQLKAEDLASLGNGASIGSWSDSSTGDSFNGSVSQPTVNAQPTLVRLS from the coding sequence ATGCTTAGCCTTGTCCAATCGGGCATCGCTTCGCAGCCGAATGTCATCGTCATCAACATCGACGACATGGGCGCTGGCGATTTCAGTGCTTATGGCAGCCAGTTCTCGTCGACTCCGAACATCGATCAACTCGCCTCTCAGGGCACTCGCTTCACCCAATTCTACGCGGGGGCTCCCATCTGCTCTCCTTCGCGGGCCGCATTGTTCACTGGTCAATACGCTGCGAGGTCGGGAATCAACTCGTTCTTGGATAGCTCGACGAGCAATCTGAACCGCGACAATGTAAACCACCTATCGCTCGAAGCCCCTTCGATGGCGGCCACGTTCCAAGACGCCGGCTACGCGACTGGTCATTTTGGTAAATGGCATCTCGGCGGAGGTCGTGACGTTGGGTACGAAACGAATCCCTCGGCCTCGACCAATGTCGCCGCACCGCGCATCGTGGAGTACGGCTACGACCAGGCCTGGACACAATTCGAGGGACTTGCGAACCGTATTGTGAACGTGGTCGACTACGGAGGAGATGCCGCCGGTGTTTCAACCCGCCCAAGCGCGTATTTCAATGGCCTTAACCAAATGAGCGACAATCTCGGCACCGGCGGTGGCATCGATGAGATTGTGTATCTCGAACGCGAATTCAACGCCAACTTCATGGTCGATCGGGCGATCGACTTTCTCGGTACCAGCAAGCAGGCCAATCCTGATCAATCGGTATTCATGAACGTGTGGTTCGACGAAGTCCATACCCCCCACGATCCCCCGCCGGCGCTCAAAGCCAAGTACGACTCCCTCTATCCCAACCTGCCGGAGGAATCTCGCAACTACCTGGCTGTTCTGGAAGCCACCGATACTCAAGTTGGTCGTTTGATCGATTACATCGATCAGCAAGGGCTCGGTGAAGAGACCCTTATCTTGGTCACAGCCGACAACGGAGCCACAGCAACCAACGTGAATAACATTGGCTCGGCTGTTCCTTCGCTCCGCGGTAGCAAAGGGGACCTGTTCGAGGGAGGTTTCCGCGAACCGTTAATCGCTCGCTGGACCGGCAACGTAGCTGCCAATCGAGTGGATAGCGAAACGGTGATGTGGCAAACCGACCTGTTCCCAACGCTCACCAGTCTGACGGGAGTCTCGCAACCAGCGGGCGTCACCTTCGATGGCGAAGACATGAGCACCGCCCTGCTGGGCGTCGCCTCGCAAACGCGTACGACTCCTCTATTCTGGAACATGAACCGAGCGAATGAAAACCGCCATGTGAATCCCGATCCAAACGGCGCCGGTGCCAATGGTCAGGAAGTGTTGGCAATTCGTTCCGGCGACTGGAAACTACTGATCAACGCCCGCGGCACTTCGCCCGAGCTTTACAACCTGGCGACCGACGCCGGCGAGACCACGAATCTGGCGACCCAGCAAGCCGGCATGACCGAGCAGCTAGCCAGCCAGGCTTTGGCCATTCGTTACTCCACTCCCTCGCGCACCCTGCCCGACGCGGTGAATGCGGTGGTTCAACTGAAAGCGGAAGACCTCGCCTCGCTTGGCAACGGGGCTTCGATCGGTTCGTGGAGCGACTCCTCGACCGGCGACTCCTTCAATGGCAGCGTGTCGCAGCCGACCGTCAACGCGCAACCAACCCTAGTACGTCTTTCCTGA
- a CDS encoding helix-turn-helix domain-containing protein: MKKHIVCLDHQARGGLEQLARSGARAAQVVRRCQILLKSDSGCTDEEIAEHVGCTTRNVRAVRKRFCEEGVQRAVYDAPRSGRPPEFTKRQQQQVIALACSEPPEGRARWTLELLCEHAVKEGFVDSLSVTEVSLWLKEHDLKPWRKKLGACPS, translated from the coding sequence ATGAAAAAGCACATTGTTTGCCTGGACCACCAGGCCCGTGGAGGTTTGGAGCAGCTAGCACGCTCAGGCGCCCGCGCGGCGCAAGTGGTGCGTCGCTGCCAGATATTATTGAAATCGGACTCGGGATGCACCGACGAAGAGATCGCCGAGCATGTGGGCTGCACGACGCGCAACGTCCGAGCCGTCCGAAAGCGGTTCTGCGAAGAGGGCGTCCAGCGGGCGGTGTACGATGCGCCTCGCTCGGGCCGCCCCCCAGAGTTCACCAAGCGGCAGCAGCAACAGGTAATCGCCCTGGCGTGCAGCGAGCCGCCCGAGGGACGGGCTCGCTGGACGCTGGAATTGTTGTGCGAGCACGCGGTGAAGGAAGGCTTCGTCGATTCGCTCAGCGTGACGGAGGTCTCGCTGTGGCTCAAGGAACACGACCTGAAGCCGTGGCGAAAAAAACTTGGTGCGTGCCCAAGCTGA
- a CDS encoding IS630 family transposase, translating into MPKLNDEFCERMEDVLEQYEKPLDPNEPVVCLDEQPYQRVDDARPPEPAAPGKIAKQDYEYRRCGTCSVFVAVEPKAGKRFVQAKRHRKRADFARFVRDLLKRYPDAERVHLVMDNLNTHNEKSLIETFGEEAARPMLERIVWHFTPKHASWLNMAEIEISAIQRQCLGRRLASLDKVQSELSHCSRDRNRKKIKINWTFHRKDAKRVFPELYRK; encoded by the coding sequence GTGCCCAAGCTGAACGACGAGTTCTGTGAGCGGATGGAGGACGTCCTCGAGCAGTACGAGAAGCCGCTCGACCCGAACGAGCCGGTCGTCTGCCTCGACGAGCAGCCCTATCAGAGGGTCGACGACGCGCGGCCGCCCGAGCCCGCGGCACCCGGCAAGATCGCGAAGCAGGACTACGAGTACCGCCGCTGCGGAACCTGCAGCGTGTTCGTGGCGGTCGAGCCGAAGGCGGGCAAGCGATTCGTTCAGGCCAAGCGTCACCGCAAGCGAGCCGACTTCGCCCGGTTCGTCCGCGACCTCTTGAAGCGCTATCCCGACGCAGAGCGGGTTCATCTGGTGATGGACAACCTCAACACGCACAACGAGAAGTCGTTGATCGAAACCTTTGGCGAGGAGGCGGCTCGGCCAATGCTGGAGCGGATTGTGTGGCATTTTACCCCCAAGCATGCCAGTTGGCTCAACATGGCCGAGATCGAAATCTCGGCCATACAGCGACAATGCCTGGGACGTCGGTTGGCTTCGCTCGACAAGGTTCAAAGCGAACTCTCCCACTGTTCACGCGACCGCAATCGGAAGAAAATCAAAATCAATTGGACCTTCCATCGAAAAGACGCCAAACGCGTCTTCCCTGAACTCTATAGGAAATGA
- a CDS encoding IS4 family transposase has protein sequence MAAALLWAWSDEQTLTERFFVVRKILLCLDKEQQQLATSYQAFIKILRRWTKPLAALLQSVLQQRMQATLTDCWLTAGYLVFAVDGSRLELPRTRSHEQAYSTIRHARRVKNSRYKRRQAKDAKKVNSPQLWLTTMWHIGTGLPWDWRVGPGDSSERVHLREMLTSLPAGALITADGGFMGYEGLQAIIKSGRHVLLRVGANVRLLKQLGYVREWTGTVYLWPDRESKRGNEPLVLRLVVATDGKQPVYLVTNILSRRELSDKQVIALYARRWGIELFYRHLKQTFHRRKLLSREAENAKLEITWSLFGLWAMSLFALVEAMKQGITPAKLSFAKLLLAFRRTMRDYLHPTEKNERLCERLRQAIIDSYKRANKTSRNYPRKKQAKPPGVPQLLTATKTQALRAKQIKPVLRKGLTA, from the coding sequence ATGGCAGCCGCGCTGTTATGGGCCTGGTCGGACGAGCAGACTCTCACCGAGCGTTTTTTCGTTGTGCGTAAGATACTACTCTGCCTCGATAAAGAGCAACAGCAACTGGCCACTTCCTACCAAGCCTTCATAAAAATCCTTCGTCGCTGGACGAAGCCGCTCGCCGCGTTGTTGCAGTCAGTGCTGCAACAACGGATGCAAGCGACGCTGACCGATTGCTGGCTCACCGCGGGATACCTCGTATTCGCGGTCGATGGTAGTCGCCTTGAATTGCCTCGCACCCGCTCGCACGAACAAGCCTATTCGACGATTCGTCACGCACGACGGGTAAAGAACAGTCGCTACAAGAGACGGCAGGCCAAAGATGCGAAGAAAGTCAACTCGCCTCAACTCTGGCTCACAACGATGTGGCACATCGGTACGGGATTGCCGTGGGACTGGCGGGTCGGACCTGGTGACAGTAGCGAACGTGTCCACTTGCGGGAGATGCTCACTAGCTTGCCAGCCGGGGCTTTGATAACGGCCGATGGCGGATTCATGGGGTACGAAGGGCTGCAAGCGATTATCAAAAGTGGCCGACACGTCCTGCTGCGAGTGGGAGCCAATGTGCGGTTGCTGAAACAGCTTGGTTATGTACGGGAATGGACCGGCACGGTCTATCTATGGCCCGATCGGGAATCGAAGCGTGGCAACGAACCGCTCGTGTTGCGACTGGTGGTCGCTACGGATGGCAAGCAGCCGGTCTACCTGGTTACCAATATCCTTTCTCGGCGTGAATTGAGCGACAAGCAGGTGATTGCATTGTATGCACGTCGCTGGGGCATCGAACTATTCTATCGCCATCTCAAGCAGACCTTTCACCGTCGAAAACTCCTCTCTCGCGAAGCCGAGAACGCCAAGCTCGAAATCACCTGGTCGTTGTTCGGCTTATGGGCGATGTCGCTGTTCGCGTTGGTCGAAGCGATGAAGCAAGGCATCACACCAGCAAAGTTGAGTTTCGCCAAGCTGCTGTTGGCGTTTCGCCGCACGATGCGTGATTACCTGCATCCAACGGAGAAAAACGAACGCCTGTGCGAGAGGCTTCGCCAAGCCATCATCGACAGCTACAAGAGAGCAAACAAAACCAGCCGCAACTACCCACGAAAAAAACAAGCCAAACCGCCAGGAGTACCACAACTGCTCACTGCTACCAAGACACAGGCCCTGCGAGCAAAGCAAATCAAACCAGTACTACGAAAAGGGTTAACGGCGTAG